From one Bacteroidota bacterium genomic stretch:
- a CDS encoding T9SS type A sorting domain-containing protein → MKKKSLHTLGMILVLLLTGISAKNLKAQSVITVQDSIYTNTHWTACNQYLLMGYVYVCQNAILTIDAGVIIKGDKNTKGSLIVERGSKLYANGTAAEPIVFTSNQAPGSRTYGDWGGVILCGRAFVNWNGDQSQVEGGPRSLYGGAGNDMPHDNSGSMSYVRIEFAGVAFSPNNEINGLTLCGVGDGTNIDHIQVSYSGDDSFEWFGGNVNCKYLVAYRGWDDDFDTDNGYRGKVQFGCGIRDPFAADQSGSKAFESDSYQSGTLTGLAGDTTGLTRPVFCNMTVIGPLVSPTSTAYDPQFVSAAHIRRGDAISIMNSIFVGYPCGILFDQSSASYGSTTRNYEILGAAGDSIGQLRGDIVCGIPTNATPVKKELEFVIDGARSLTNTATEADTTSTTPFGSATTASSFSGPFNLFFDNPQAGPKYQNWTYPTEQTGVRLANPFNLANPNEVPTSTSPVCYNSKALSTLSTNPSNPNQYTQFTAHYGNSNPFNNGSVFPFNPMLPINTDTTIWLSHYNAPTRLPVWNSGKLNSPFFTQTNYVGAFSGTQTTADDWMNGWCNFDPVNTPYNLTGAPAATITAAGSTTICPSGGSVVLNGNSGSGYTYQWMLANVNINGATNQSYTATAAGTYNLVVTNSTGCSTTSANLVVSTYAAPTATITAGGPITFCQGGNVTLTANNSSAYSWSNGSTTPSITANTAGNYLVTITDVNGCQATSSAVTVVVNPLPNATITASGPTSFCTGDSVILTANASASYLWSTLATTQSITVYNSGNYTVQVTNANGCQSTVSAPITVSASASPAPTITITGNTSICQGDMVTLTASQGDTYMWSPGGQTTQSITVGTAGTYNVTETNSNACNGTGTSQNVVVTVHPLPVASYTYNSTNMPTVVFTNGSTGATTYTWDFGDSNSSSNLSPTHTYSGNGNYTACLTAMTSFGCADSVCMPIMINVGINTVTPAGETTTLYPNPANEQINLEMNVLSDKEVSIVAYDVTGKLMINENRALTSGNNLMTFDVTNWDNGIYFLRIINDGKVNTMKVMINK, encoded by the coding sequence ATGAAAAAAAAATCGTTACACACACTCGGAATGATTCTGGTGCTGTTGTTGACAGGAATTTCAGCGAAAAATCTGAAAGCACAATCCGTCATCACCGTCCAGGATAGTATTTACACCAACACACATTGGACAGCATGTAACCAATATTTATTAATGGGTTACGTTTACGTTTGTCAAAATGCAATATTGACAATTGATGCCGGTGTAATTATCAAAGGCGACAAGAACACAAAAGGATCTTTAATCGTCGAACGTGGTTCCAAACTTTATGCAAATGGAACAGCTGCGGAACCAATTGTTTTCACTTCTAATCAAGCTCCAGGTTCTCGTACTTATGGCGATTGGGGTGGAGTAATTCTTTGCGGTCGCGCATTTGTAAATTGGAATGGTGATCAAAGTCAGGTTGAAGGTGGACCACGTTCACTTTATGGTGGCGCAGGAAATGATATGCCACACGATAATTCAGGTTCGATGTCTTATGTTCGAATTGAATTTGCAGGCGTCGCATTTTCTCCCAACAATGAAATCAACGGACTTACATTGTGCGGAGTTGGTGACGGAACAAATATTGATCACATTCAGGTTTCTTATTCCGGCGACGATTCTTTCGAATGGTTTGGCGGAAATGTGAATTGCAAATATCTTGTCGCTTATCGCGGATGGGATGATGATTTTGATACAGACAATGGTTATCGCGGAAAAGTTCAATTCGGATGTGGAATTAGAGATCCTTTTGCAGCTGACCAATCCGGTTCGAAAGCATTTGAATCGGACAGTTATCAATCTGGAACATTAACAGGATTAGCAGGAGACACAACTGGATTAACACGTCCCGTTTTTTGCAACATGACTGTGATTGGACCATTGGTAAGTCCAACTTCAACTGCTTATGATCCGCAATTTGTTTCCGCCGCGCATATTAGACGAGGAGATGCAATCAGTATTATGAATAGTATTTTTGTTGGTTATCCTTGCGGAATATTGTTTGATCAATCATCAGCGAGTTATGGATCAACAACAAGAAATTATGAAATACTCGGTGCCGCAGGTGATTCAATCGGTCAACTTCGCGGAGATATTGTTTGCGGAATTCCTACAAACGCAACTCCAGTAAAAAAGGAATTGGAGTTTGTAATTGATGGCGCTCGCTCATTGACAAATACAGCAACGGAAGCTGATACAACATCTACTACTCCTTTCGGAAGTGCAACAACCGCTTCGTCATTTTCCGGTCCTTTCAATTTATTTTTCGACAATCCTCAAGCGGGTCCTAAATATCAAAACTGGACTTATCCAACTGAACAAACCGGAGTACGTCTTGCAAATCCTTTCAACCTTGCAAATCCAAATGAAGTTCCAACAAGTACTTCGCCTGTTTGTTATAACAGTAAAGCGCTGAGCACACTTTCAACAAATCCTTCCAATCCAAATCAATACACACAATTTACAGCGCATTATGGAAATTCAAATCCATTCAACAACGGAAGTGTATTTCCTTTCAATCCAATGTTGCCGATAAATACTGACACGACAATTTGGTTGTCACATTACAATGCCCCAACACGATTACCGGTTTGGAACAGCGGAAAATTGAACAGCCCTTTCTTTACGCAAACAAATTATGTTGGTGCATTTTCAGGAACACAAACTACAGCGGATGATTGGATGAACGGATGGTGCAATTTCGATCCGGTTAATACTCCTTATAATTTAACGGGTGCTCCCGCTGCAACAATTACTGCTGCTGGCTCAACAACAATTTGTCCTTCTGGTGGATCAGTTGTGTTGAATGGAAATTCAGGAAGTGGTTATACTTATCAGTGGATGTTGGCTAACGTAAACATTAACGGCGCAACGAACCAAAGTTATACTGCAACTGCTGCTGGAACTTACAATCTCGTTGTTACAAATTCAACAGGATGTTCTACAACTTCTGCAAACCTTGTTGTATCAACGTATGCTGCACCAACGGCAACCATCACTGCCGGCGGGCCAATTACTTTCTGTCAAGGTGGAAATGTAACATTGACTGCAAATAATTCTTCCGCATACAGTTGGAGCAATGGTTCAACAACTCCTTCCATTACTGCAAATACAGCTGGAAATTATTTGGTAACAATTACTGATGTAAACGGTTGTCAAGCGACTTCATCGGCAGTAACTGTTGTTGTGAATCCACTTCCGAATGCAACAATTACCGCAAGTGGTCCGACATCTTTCTGTACAGGCGACAGTGTAATTCTAACTGCGAATGCTTCTGCATCTTATTTATGGAGCACACTTGCAACTACACAAAGCATCACCGTTTACAATTCCGGAAACTATACTGTGCAAGTTACAAATGCGAATGGTTGCCAATCGACCGTTTCTGCACCGATAACAGTTTCTGCAAGTGCATCTCCTGCTCCAACAATTACAATCACAGGAAACACTTCAATTTGTCAAGGTGATATGGTAACACTTACTGCTTCTCAAGGTGATACTTACATGTGGTCGCCAGGTGGACAAACAACACAAAGCATTACTGTTGGAACTGCCGGAACTTATAACGTAACGGAAACAAACAGCAATGCTTGCAATGGAACAGGAACATCACAAAATGTTGTTGTCACCGTTCACCCACTTCCTGTTGCGAGTTACACTTACAATTCCACCAACATGCCGACAGTTGTTTTCACGAACGGTTCTACCGGTGCGACAACTTACACTTGGGATTTTGGCGATTCAAATTCTTCTTCGAACCTGAGTCCTACTCACACGTATTCCGGGAATGGAAATTACACGGCTTGTCTCACTGCAATGACTTCTTTCGGTTGTGCTGATTCAGTTTGTATGCCAATCATGATCAACGTGGGAATCAATACTGTTACTCCTGCAGGTGAAACAACAACTCTTTATCCAAATCCAGCGAACGAGCAAATCAATTTGGAAATGAATGTTCTTTCCGATAAAGAAGTTTCGATTGTTGCTTACGACGTAACGGGAAAATTAATGATCAACGAAAATCGCGCACTCACTTCCGGAAACAATTTGATGACATTCGATGTTACCAATTGGGATAACGGAATTTATTTCCTCCGCATCATCAACGACGGAAAAGTGAATACGATGAAAGTGATGATCAACAAATAA
- a CDS encoding response regulator, with protein sequence MKILIVDDEPDIREFISYNLLRRGYIVITASDGKEGMDLALEFKPDLIILDVLMPVMNGYETCIELRKNPIFDKTKIIFLSALNESTAKDFGLKLEADAFIGKPIRIELLLKRVELWLTSKLLPIYFLPPATT encoded by the coding sequence ATGAAAATTCTCATCGTGGATGATGAGCCGGATATCCGAGAATTCATTTCCTACAATCTCCTTCGAAGAGGTTACATCGTAATTACCGCCTCTGATGGTAAAGAAGGAATGGATTTGGCACTGGAATTCAAACCTGATCTTATCATTCTTGACGTACTCATGCCAGTGATGAACGGATACGAAACCTGCATTGAATTGCGGAAGAATCCGATTTTCGATAAGACAAAAATTATTTTTCTTTCTGCATTAAACGAATCAACTGCAAAAGATTTTGGTTTGAAATTGGAAGCTGATGCGTTTATCGGCAAACCCATCAGAATAGAATTATTGTTGAAACGAGTTGAATTGTGGCTGACGTCAAAGCTATTGCCAATTTATTTTCTTCCACCTGCCACTACTTAA
- a CDS encoding UDP-2,3-diacylglucosamine diphosphatase, with protein MKKTRYKTIILSDIHLGTSTSKAKEVIHFLKHLKCEKLILNGDIIDGWQLKKSGEWEKKHTKFIRLVLKLASKKTKIIYIRGNHDDFLDEVLPFTLGNFSIRLDYYLESGDKKYYVVHGDIFDMVTTKLKWLAKLGDVSYTFLLWLNKHYNNWRERRGQSYYSLSQVIKVKVKSAVSFISDFETQLASVAKKKKCDGVICGHIHTPANKMIGNIHYLNSGDWVESLTALVETYEGEWKIIYYTEWLRELEMHLSTESELETDNVRELKTN; from the coding sequence GTGAAGAAAACACGATATAAAACAATCATTCTTTCCGACATTCATCTGGGTACGTCGACATCCAAAGCGAAAGAAGTCATTCATTTCCTCAAACATCTCAAATGCGAAAAGCTCATTCTTAATGGAGACATTATAGATGGTTGGCAATTGAAAAAATCCGGAGAATGGGAAAAGAAACACACAAAATTTATCCGACTCGTTTTAAAACTCGCATCGAAAAAAACAAAAATCATTTACATCCGTGGCAATCACGATGATTTTCTGGATGAAGTTCTTCCTTTCACACTCGGCAACTTTTCAATTCGCCTGGATTATTATCTGGAATCGGGTGATAAAAAATACTATGTAGTTCATGGCGACATTTTCGATATGGTCACAACCAAATTGAAATGGCTTGCCAAACTCGGTGATGTGAGTTACACTTTTTTGCTCTGGCTGAACAAACATTACAATAATTGGAGAGAAAGACGCGGGCAATCCTATTATTCGCTTTCACAAGTCATCAAGGTAAAAGTAAAAAGCGCAGTCAGTTTCATTTCCGATTTCGAAACACAATTGGCTTCCGTCGCGAAAAAGAAAAAATGTGATGGAGTTATCTGCGGACACATCCATACGCCCGCGAATAAAATGATTGGAAACATTCATTACCTCAATAGTGGCGATTGGGTGGAATCGTTGACCGCACTTGTTGAAACGTATGAAGGGGAATGGAAAATTATTTATTACACAGAATGGTTGAGAGAATTGGAAATGCATTTGTCAACGGAATCGGAATTAGAAACGGATAATGTTCGTGAACTAAAAACCAATTAA
- a CDS encoding diacylglycerol kinase family lipid kinase, with the protein MNRKRIAFVINPNSGSDKKTDRVKLIRSLVNYSYDSEIILWKNISDRDEIFQNIVTGEFDIAVAVGGDGTVSQLAEVLCGTTIALGIIPFGSGNGLARHLGIPLKPSAAMKLLETGVVKKIDRGRINHRSFFCTAGVGFDAHIGKLFAESDSRGFWTYGKMTLAEFRSYHSENYTIVIDGKKFERNAFLMTIANAGQYGNNAWIAPKANVRDEILHFSILLPFRWWNMIGIAGKMFGKKLDTSRFLESFSGKKITITRKSEGAIHYDGEPDFMGTELIASIDTAVLNVIVSENFKG; encoded by the coding sequence ATGAACCGAAAGAGAATTGCTTTTGTCATTAACCCGAATTCTGGAAGTGACAAAAAAACGGATCGCGTCAAGCTCATTCGCAGTTTGGTCAATTATTCCTACGACAGTGAAATTATTCTCTGGAAAAATATTTCTGATCGCGATGAAATTTTTCAAAACATCGTAACTGGAGAATTTGATATCGCCGTTGCAGTTGGAGGTGATGGAACCGTGAGTCAATTGGCCGAAGTTTTGTGCGGGACAACTATCGCGCTTGGAATTATTCCATTCGGTTCGGGAAATGGTCTTGCACGTCATTTGGGAATTCCGTTAAAACCATCGGCAGCAATGAAATTATTGGAAACAGGTGTGGTGAAAAAAATTGATCGTGGAAGAATTAATCATCGTTCTTTTTTCTGCACTGCAGGAGTTGGATTTGATGCACACATTGGAAAATTATTTGCAGAAAGCGATTCACGAGGATTCTGGACCTATGGCAAAATGACTTTAGCGGAATTCCGTTCCTATCATTCGGAAAATTACACGATTGTTATTGACGGAAAGAAATTTGAACGAAATGCTTTTCTCATGACCATTGCAAATGCCGGACAATATGGAAACAATGCGTGGATCGCACCAAAGGCAAATGTGAGGGACGAAATTTTACATTTTTCAATTTTACTTCCCTTCCGGTGGTGGAACATGATTGGAATTGCAGGAAAAATGTTCGGAAAAAAACTCGACACGTCTCGATTTCTTGAAAGTTTCAGTGGAAAGAAAATTACAATTACAAGGAAATCGGAAGGAGCAATTCATTATGATGGTGAACCTGATTTTATGGGAACAGAGTTAATTGCCTCAATTGACACTGCGGTCTTGAATGTAATCGTTTCCGAAAATTTCAAAGGTTAA
- a CDS encoding carboxypeptidase-like regulatory domain-containing protein, producing the protein MKKFLALIFLFAIRFSLFAGNTNGDVIFMSGNVTDKTTHETLAGVQVHVIGTDINVYTDFDGNFFIPNLPRGSYQLEFSYITYKTTQVVNDPETSGCDYCSTLSVEIQQN; encoded by the coding sequence ATGAAAAAATTTCTTGCTCTTATTTTTCTTTTTGCAATTCGGTTTTCTCTTTTCGCAGGAAACACAAACGGCGATGTAATTTTCATGAGTGGAAATGTGACCGACAAAACCACACACGAAACGCTTGCAGGCGTACAAGTGCATGTGATTGGAACCGACATTAATGTTTACACGGATTTCGACGGCAATTTTTTTATTCCAAATCTTCCCCGCGGTTCATACCAATTGGAATTTAGTTACATCACCTATAAAACAACCCAAGTAGTGAATGATCCTGAAACTTCAGGGTGCGATTATTGCTCCACGCTTTCAGTGGAAATTCAGCAGAACTAA
- a CDS encoding response regulator transcription factor — translation MDTDEIFLDALKNIFENADFKVVTCNNGKEAIEISKIFQPHLVLLELVLQGMDGIEVCHDIKSIPSLKKTFIAFYTSRSEDYSQIAAFSVGADDYIIKPVRPNVLMMRVKAILKRHRSNDFNKSVEAGAIKLNRERYLVVKGNEEIILPRKAFELLALMLATPKKVFTREEIYQEIWRGEYGRNNRTIDVHIQKLRDKIGEQFIKTVRGIGYCFETK, via the coding sequence GTGGATACTGACGAAATTTTTTTGGATGCACTCAAAAACATTTTTGAAAACGCCGACTTCAAGGTTGTGACTTGTAATAATGGAAAAGAAGCGATTGAAATTTCAAAAATTTTCCAACCGCATCTTGTTTTATTGGAATTGGTTTTACAAGGAATGGATGGAATAGAAGTTTGCCACGATATAAAATCAATTCCATCCTTGAAAAAAACATTCATCGCGTTTTACACTTCCAGAAGCGAAGATTATTCACAAATTGCAGCTTTTTCCGTTGGTGCCGACGATTATATTATTAAACCTGTTCGTCCAAATGTTTTGATGATGCGCGTGAAAGCGATTTTGAAACGTCATCGTTCGAATGATTTTAATAAATCGGTGGAAGCCGGAGCAATCAAATTAAATCGTGAACGTTATCTTGTTGTAAAAGGAAATGAAGAAATTATTTTGCCACGAAAGGCATTTGAATTACTTGCGTTAATGCTTGCCACTCCAAAAAAAGTTTTTACGCGCGAAGAAATTTATCAGGAAATTTGGAGAGGGGAATATGGAAGAAACAATCGAACGATTGATGTGCACATTCAAAAACTGCGGGATAAAATCGGCGAACAATTTATCAAGACGGTGAGGGGAATAGGTTATTGTTTTGAAACGAAATGA
- a CDS encoding MORN motif-containing protein: protein MKKLFFLPAFIFIYNFSSAQGCVSGDCMNGTGKMTFSTGEVYEGGFKKGTYSGHGTMTFANGDVYSGNFKNGKRNGQGVMTFPEGTKYDGQWKNDDYEGQGTMYFASGQVYVGQWKAGEMCGKGTTTFPSGEKYTGHYEHSKRSGQGTITFASGEKYSGNWADDKYEGQGTLTYANGDKYVGEFHTGNMEGKGTYTYTTGTKYTGDMKNNLFDGNGTMIFKSGEKYIGQFSDGKRNGTGTMTFPNGTKYEGEWKDDEYDGHGTMTYPNGTKKTGTWKNNEYVG, encoded by the coding sequence ATGAAAAAATTATTCTTCCTCCCCGCATTTATTTTCATTTACAATTTTTCTTCTGCTCAAGGATGCGTTTCCGGCGACTGCATGAATGGTACAGGAAAAATGACATTCTCCACCGGAGAAGTATACGAAGGCGGATTCAAAAAAGGAACATACAGCGGTCATGGTACAATGACTTTTGCCAATGGCGACGTGTATAGCGGAAATTTCAAGAATGGAAAAAGAAACGGCCAGGGTGTAATGACTTTCCCTGAAGGAACAAAATACGACGGGCAATGGAAGAATGACGATTACGAAGGGCAGGGCACCATGTATTTTGCCAGCGGGCAGGTTTACGTTGGTCAGTGGAAAGCGGGAGAAATGTGCGGCAAAGGAACCACTACTTTTCCCAGTGGAGAAAAATATACAGGGCACTACGAACACAGTAAGAGAAGCGGGCAGGGAACGATCACTTTTGCTTCCGGAGAAAAATATTCCGGCAACTGGGCCGATGATAAATATGAAGGGCAGGGAACACTTACCTATGCGAACGGGGATAAATACGTGGGGGAATTTCACACAGGGAACATGGAAGGAAAAGGAACGTACACGTATACGACAGGAACAAAATATACCGGCGACATGAAAAACAATTTATTCGACGGAAACGGAACGATGATCTTTAAATCGGGAGAAAAATATATCGGGCAATTCTCCGATGGAAAACGGAACGGCACTGGCACCATGACTTTTCCCAATGGAACAAAATATGAAGGAGAATGGAAAGATGATGAATACGATGGCCATGGAACAATGACCTACCCGAACGGAACAAAGAAAACGGGGACGTGGAAAAATAATGAGTACGTAGGATAG
- the purN gene encoding phosphoribosylglycinamide formyltransferase, giving the protein MKRIAIFASGSGTNAEKLIQYFEFHKRAQVTLVVCNNEKAGVVEIAKEHGVETLLIAKEEFFSENSIVDELKVRGIDLIVLAGFLWLIPEIILRKFPDSIINIHPALLPKFGGKGMFGNKVHDAVIAAGEKESGITVHFVNEKFDEGKHIAQFTCPVLPGDTSRTLAARVQELEHKYFAEVVEKIIS; this is encoded by the coding sequence GTGAAACGCATTGCCATATTCGCATCAGGATCGGGAACGAATGCGGAGAAACTCATTCAGTATTTTGAATTTCATAAAAGGGCGCAGGTGACGTTGGTGGTTTGCAACAATGAGAAAGCAGGCGTGGTGGAAATTGCGAAAGAACACGGTGTTGAAACGCTGCTCATCGCCAAAGAAGAATTCTTTTCCGAAAATTCCATTGTAGATGAATTGAAAGTGCGCGGCATTGATCTTATTGTGCTCGCAGGATTTCTCTGGCTCATTCCGGAAATCATCCTCAGGAAATTTCCAGACAGCATCATCAATATTCATCCGGCGCTGCTTCCGAAATTCGGTGGCAAAGGAATGTTCGGAAACAAAGTACACGATGCCGTGATCGCTGCCGGTGAAAAAGAAAGCGGCATCACTGTTCACTTTGTGAATGAAAAATTCGATGAAGGAAAACACATTGCTCAATTCACCTGCCCGGTTCTTCCCGGCGATACTTCGCGCACACTCGCCGCACGCGTGCAGGAACTCGAACACAAATATTTTGCTGAAGTAGTGGAGAAAATAATTTCGTGA
- a CDS encoding aminotransferase class V-fold PLP-dependent enzyme, producing the protein MNSPHYSPLIKNWSLDQSMTFLNHGSFGATPVKVLEEQHKFRSELEAEPVRFSTRELEPLWDNARKITAAFLGTKGENIIFVKNTTMGVNTVFHSLNFNEGDEILTHDHAYGACVNTIKYYAEKNKSHLRIAEIPFPIKSENEVVERLVREISPKTKMLFVDHVTSATGLVFPVKKLIEIFKAKGISVFVDGAHAPGMIDLDLDELGADYYVGNAHKWICSPKGSAILYVHPSKQKEIAPLQISHTYDRADVWAKSFFWPGTDDYTACISVPKAIDVMGNLFPGKWNELRKNNRDLTLRGRKIIADALQTELPAPDTMIGHLANILMGKTDLPPYGFNYIHPIQEKLFSQYKIEVPVFTFKRNDPKAWVRIACQCYNDISQYEYLAWALKEIVA; encoded by the coding sequence ATGAATTCTCCGCACTATTCTCCTCTGATTAAAAACTGGTCGCTCGATCAATCTATGACTTTTCTCAATCACGGTTCTTTCGGTGCAACGCCGGTGAAGGTTCTTGAAGAGCAGCATAAATTCCGCAGTGAACTGGAAGCGGAACCTGTGCGATTCAGTACACGCGAACTGGAACCGCTTTGGGATAATGCACGGAAAATAACAGCAGCATTTCTCGGGACGAAAGGAGAAAATATCATTTTCGTGAAAAATACGACGATGGGTGTGAATACTGTTTTTCATTCGCTGAATTTCAACGAAGGCGACGAGATTCTCACACACGATCACGCATACGGCGCGTGTGTGAACACGATAAAATATTATGCGGAGAAAAATAAATCTCATTTACGCATTGCGGAAATTCCTTTCCCGATAAAAAGCGAGAACGAAGTGGTGGAACGATTAGTAAGGGAAATTTCTCCGAAAACAAAAATGCTTTTTGTAGATCATGTTACTTCTGCGACGGGACTTGTTTTCCCGGTGAAAAAACTGATTGAAATTTTCAAAGCAAAGGGAATTTCTGTTTTTGTAGACGGCGCACACGCTCCCGGAATGATCGATCTTGATCTCGATGAACTCGGCGCCGATTATTATGTTGGCAACGCGCACAAATGGATCTGTTCACCGAAAGGTTCTGCCATTCTTTACGTTCATCCTTCGAAACAAAAAGAGATCGCCCCGCTGCAGATCTCGCACACGTACGATCGCGCAGATGTGTGGGCGAAGAGTTTTTTCTGGCCGGGAACTGATGATTACACGGCATGCATTTCTGTTCCGAAAGCCATCGATGTGATGGGAAATTTATTCCCGGGAAAATGGAATGAGTTGAGAAAAAATAATCGTGATCTTACCCTGCGCGGAAGAAAAATAATTGCCGATGCATTGCAAACAGAATTACCTGCACCCGATACTATGATTGGCCATCTTGCCAATATTCTCATGGGCAAAACGGATCTTCCTCCTTATGGATTCAATTACATTCATCCTATCCAGGAAAAATTATTTTCGCAGTATAAAATTGAAGTTCCTGTTTTTACTTTCAAAAGAAATGATCCGAAAGCGTGGGTGAGAATTGCGTGTCAATGCTATAATGACATTTCGCAGTATGAATATTTGGCATGGGCACTAAAAGAAATAGTTGCCTGA
- a CDS encoding acyl carrier protein: protein MSDIAAKVKAIIVDKLGVDEKEVTEAASFTNDLGADSLDTVELIMEFEKEFNIAIPDDQAEKINTVGEAIKYIQEHAK, encoded by the coding sequence ATGTCTGACATCGCAGCAAAAGTAAAAGCCATTATCGTTGACAAACTCGGAGTTGACGAAAAAGAAGTTACCGAAGCGGCAAGCTTCACCAACGATCTTGGTGCTGATTCGCTCGATACAGTTGAACTTATCATGGAATTTGAAAAAGAGTTCAACATCGCTATTCCCGACGACCAGGCCGAAAAGATCAATACAGTCGGCGAAGCCATCAAATACATCCAGGAGCACGCGAAATAA
- the fabF gene encoding beta-ketoacyl-ACP synthase II: protein MQLKRVVVTGLGAVTPLGNTVPEYWNNLVAGKSGAARITRFDPSKFKTQFACEVKGFNPELYFDKKETRKLDPYSHYGIAAADQAVKDSGIHADSIDKNRIGVIWGSGIGGLQTFQDECFAFAKGDGTPRFNPFFIPKMIADICSGHISIRFGFHGPNFTTVSACASSTNALIDAFTYIRLGKANAIITGGSEAAICEAGIGGFNACQAMSTRNDSPQTASRPYDKERDGFVLGEGGAAIVLEELEHALARGAKIYAEVVGGGLSADAHHITAPHPEGLGAALVMSAALEDAGLTVNDIDYINTHGTSTPLGDVAELKAINKIFGEQAFKMNISSTKSMTGHLLGAAGAVEAIATILAVKNDLVPPTINHVTDDPEIDQRFNLTFGKAQSRTVHAAISNTFGFGGHNAAVVVKKYPSEKK, encoded by the coding sequence ATGCAGTTGAAACGGGTTGTTGTTACAGGACTTGGTGCAGTTACTCCATTGGGAAATACTGTTCCTGAATACTGGAATAACCTGGTAGCAGGAAAAAGTGGTGCTGCGCGCATCACACGTTTCGACCCCTCGAAATTCAAAACACAATTTGCGTGTGAAGTAAAAGGATTCAACCCGGAATTATATTTCGATAAAAAAGAAACGCGCAAACTCGATCCGTATTCTCATTATGGAATTGCTGCGGCCGATCAGGCGGTGAAAGATTCCGGAATCCACGCCGATTCAATTGATAAAAACCGCATAGGTGTGATCTGGGGATCGGGCATCGGCGGATTGCAGACTTTCCAGGACGAATGTTTCGCTTTTGCGAAAGGTGACGGAACACCAAGATTCAACCCCTTTTTCATTCCGAAAATGATCGCCGATATCTGCTCGGGCCACATCTCGATCCGCTTTGGTTTTCATGGTCCGAATTTCACTACCGTTTCTGCATGCGCTTCTTCTACCAATGCGCTGATCGATGCATTTACTTATATCCGACTCGGAAAAGCAAATGCAATTATTACTGGTGGATCCGAAGCTGCAATCTGCGAAGCGGGAATTGGAGGATTCAATGCATGCCAGGCAATGAGTACACGTAATGATTCTCCACAAACTGCATCACGTCCGTATGATAAAGAGCGCGATGGATTTGTTCTTGGCGAAGGAGGTGCTGCAATTGTTCTCGAAGAACTTGAGCATGCACTTGCGCGTGGCGCAAAAATTTATGCTGAAGTAGTTGGAGGAGGATTGAGTGCGGATGCGCATCATATAACTGCGCCACATCCGGAAGGACTTGGTGCTGCACTGGTAATGAGTGCTGCACTGGAAGATGCCGGATTAACTGTGAACGACATTGATTACATCAATACGCACGGAACATCAACTCCGCTCGGAGATGTTGCGGAATTAAAAGCGATCAATAAAATTTTCGGTGAGCAGGCTTTTAAAATGAATATCAGTTCCACAAAATCCATGACGGGCCATTTGTTGGGCGCGGCAGGCGCGGTGGAAGCGATCGCTACAATACTCGCTGTAAAAAATGATCTTGTTCCTCCCACGATCAATCACGTTACTGATGATCCCGAGATCGATCAGCGATTCAATCTCACATTCGGCAAAGCGCAATCTCGTACTGTGCACGCTGCTATCAGCAATACATTCGGCTTCGGCGGGCACAATGCTGCCGTGGTTGTAAAAAAATACCCGTCAGAAAAAAAGTAG